The following nucleotide sequence is from Aspergillus luchuensis IFO 4308 DNA, chromosome 1, nearly complete sequence.
CTGTTAGTAGATTTCTTAAGTCAAGCGCCATGCATGCTTACATTCTGGTCAACGTTGGCGTGAGTGCTGCCAGGCCTCCCGATGCGCACACGGACATGGTCTTCTGCAAGGTAATTGCGCGCCAGCTTACGGCAATCCTTGTTGAAAGTGGCCGAAAACATCATGTAGCGGTGGTCAGCATCCTCATTGATGTCTTGAAATCGTCAGTATATCGGAATGCTTATATTCTCGGAAACCACTTGCCTCCTCCAGACATGATTTTAGCAAAATCAGACTCCCAGTCAGACTGCAGAAGTTCGTCCGCTTCATCGATGATAGTGTACCTGCGGTTATGTTAGTGACATTCGCACTAAATGTGAGGAACCTACTTGACACGacgaagagagagaatgtgCGGCTTGTCCATGAAATCCAGCAACCTGCCAGGAGTCGCAATAAGGATATCGCAGCCACGCTGCAACTCCTCTCTCTGGTCACGAACCGGCGCACCACCGTACACAACGCAAGGACGGAGCATGGAGCGGTAACATAGACGTCGCGCTTCGTCAAAAATCTGGGTTGACAATTCGCGGGTAGGAGCAACAATGAGCACCAGTGGTTCAGCCCGCACAGAATCGGCGTTTGGGTTGTAGCCAGCTGCGACATTGGGACGTGGAGCTGCCAGCTTTTTAGCTTTTCCCATCAGCTGGGACAGAACCGGGATCAAAAATGCGGCAGTCTTTCCAGATCCTGCTTCTGTTAGTATGACTCTGCTGTGTGGGGGTCATCACCTACCAGTCTGAGCGATGGAGATTAGGTCATGGCCAGTAAGGACCGCGGGGATTGAGTATGCTTGAATTGGGGTCGGGAACTCGTATCTACACAAGCGAATATTCTCGCGCATGATAGGATGAAGACCGGCATCATCAAACTAGACATTATCAGCCGGAATTCAATCTTGTGAGTACTGTGACACGACTTACATTCTTGATGGGACTTGGTCTCTCACGACTTTCCGCGATGACCTCGATGTTTTGGATACTAATATAAGTTAGACATGAATCGATAGCAAGTATAGTATTGCCAACTTACTTTCCGATCTTCAAGCCGGTTCGGTTAGTATATTCGCTGCGGAACAGCATCTCCTCGAGCTCAGGGTTCCGTGGGCCAACATCCCCAAATTCATCCTTCCATTCATATTTTGCAGCTTGAGCGGCCCACTCAGGCAGCTCCTCCTGGTTGTCACCCTGGGGCTGATTGAGTGGCGGAAGAGTGGACGTATACTTTTCGTAATCGTAGCCTTTGGGAGTCGTCCATCCCTTCTCGCGGGCAGCGTTGGAAGCTTCGGTAGGATTACTGGATTGATTGCCCGTGCTTTCTTTGAGCGCTGTGCTCATATCCGAGACGTTGAAGCTGTCCATTGTTGTGCGGTAGGGACACTGGCAGGTTCAAACACGCGTAATCCGAATGAATCTGGATTTATCTAGGTAGAGACGGACGGTTACTGAGGGATATTCTTCGTAGGAAGTGATGTTATACTTACAGAGAACGAGTATCGTCTCTAATCCTTGCAGTGTACCGAGTGCGCCTGAGATGGGAATTGGTCTTGGAAAGAGgagtgagagggaggatgTGAGGGGAGGTAAAGGTTTGGGAGATAGAAAGCTTTCTCAAACACACAAGACGCGAGACGCGTAGGAGAGATGGCAAGAGCAAAACAATGACAGATAATGGAAGTGAATTTTAAGGAACACGGTGCTGAAAATGGAAATTGGGCAGTGAATGTTGCTGGTCTGCAGGACGCCAGGTTGccaggggagagaagaagagttGCGGGGAATAAATGAACTAGCAGAACAGTAAGCCAGTTCAACCGGGCATTAAAGCACCCTTCAGGTGAGCAGGTAGTAGTCAAGTAGTAGTCAAGTAGTAGTCAAGTCAATTCATTAGATGCAGAGCTGGCATACAGAAGCCAGTCAGCTTTAATACCCCTGATATCCTGCTTATTGTCGGCAGAACTCGCGGAACATACCGGCGAACAGCTATAAATCAACCTCATTCTCTGCATACAATAATTCGTAAGGTTGAAGGTGTTTGTATGCTTATCTGAACGTATTATGTAcctaattatagatataccAAGTGACTGTGCTCTCATCCATTATATAGTCTTATACCACAGTACTAGTATAAGGCCGCAGAAATCTAGAAGTATTCACAGATACGTAAGTTTCTACAAAAGCAGACTTTTAATACCGAATGACTTTTATACCGCAATGTTAGTAGTAGCTTGGTGAGAGTCGGTGATTTCTTGGTTCTAGACCACTGGTTCTTGGTTGGGTGTTAGTACTTTGGGTGAAGCAGTAGCGCGGACtagagcaggaaaagaacTACTACGCAGTGACGGGCGACATATCCGGGAATGTGCATGACTAGTCACTGCTAATTGAACGTCACTCGCACACAGCAGTAACTGTTAGAAGAACTTCTTATACTAGGAGTCACTGATACTTTGAAACTGCCGACAGAGGTCACCAGAAACCCGACGACCGCAGGCATAAATCATATTGACAAGTACATCGAGATCTTATGTTCAACGATCATCTGATAACAACCGAGTGGCCGTTTAGGATTTCttagtaagtactactagttagtagacCCTCAATATGTGGGGTTTCATGCCTGAGAACTCCATGTCAGTGCCTGAGGTATCAACCCGGCTGGACAACGTCATTGGCCACCCCCTTCCATCCTCCGAATTGGCTGGATGCAGTTTATCCCTGCCATGAACAACAAGACCCGGCCATTCTGCAAGTACCAACTCACGGGGAATCATAAGGATTGCTTTTTTTTGGATCCCCCTTCCGCCCGTTGTCTGACCGAACATGTTCAGGAGCAGGTGTTGACTAAGAATGCCCAGCCCgtcagaaataataattcggTTCCACCCGACCTCAACAAAAGCGGGCAGAAGGAGATATACGCCGTAGGGACCATCACGGGATCCCATTACTCCGAGATGGTAACTACCTCGTCCGCCGGTACGGCCACCTGCTCCTTGCTGTCCATCTGATTCCCCTGGTCCCATCGCTCCCATTCCCCTCTGTATTTTTATGCCATTGACACGACATGTCCTCGTCCACATCCAATTCCGCCGCCCGGGGTGGTCGCCTGGAGCAGGCCATCACCAATCCAGGATCCGTCAAGATCAACGTCAAGGGCGCCTTTATCGTCGATGATGACCCGCGATCTAAGAGCCCCGTAAGAACGGATGGAGTTCATTACGAGGGCCATGATATTCGTCTTCCACATCACACTGGTCTGGTGAGCCATGTGGCTGTAGATGTGagtgtcttttttttttttcttcgctgCTCCCGCGGTTCCCCGCACAATTTTGAAGCTCCCCGCAATCGCACCCCTCGGCgcaataccaccaccacaacttGACTAACTCTTGCTGCTTCGATATTAGATTGGCGGATCGCTAGCGAAACTGGTTTACTTCACACGGGAGCTGGACTCTGTCGACAATGGCGGCCGACTAAACTTCATTAATTTCGAAACATCTCGCATTGATCTGTGCATTGACTTCATCAAGCAACTGAAAGAGGAACACGAGAAGCTCGGCGGGCCATCCGGAGATGCTTTATGTGTCATGGCTACAGGTGGAGGCGCCTTCAAATACTACGATAAGCTCAAGGAAGCACTCAATGTGGACATTATTCGGGAGGACGAGATGGAGTGCCTTATTACGGGTATGCTGCAACCACGAGCTCACTTGCAACGGAGACAAGCAAAGTCTAAGAATTGACCATTTTACATAGGccttgacttcttcatcactgAGATTCCAAACGAGGTCTTTACCTACAGTGAAACCGAGCCGATGCAGTTTGCCGAGGCCCGACCGGATGTTTACCCGTATCTATTAGTCAACATTGGCTCCGGTGTATCAATGATCAAAGTATCAGGTCCCAAGCAGTTCCAACGTGTGGGCGGCACACACCTCGGTGGTGGGACGTTCTGGGGCATAATGTCATTATTGACCGGTGCCCGCACCTTCGACGACATGCTGGCAATGGCGGACCGAGGGGACAATAGCGGGGTAGACATGTTGGTTGGTGACATTTACGGTATGGATTACAGTAAAATTGGCCTCAAAAACACTGCAATTGCCAGCACGTTTGGCAAGGTCTTCCGTATGAAGAACCAGACGGAGCCGAATGActtggagggggaaaggtcTTCCAATGGCGAAGCCGGCCGAACTAATGGCGAGCCGAAGTTCCAACATGAAGACATGAGCAGGAGTCTACTTTATGCCATAAGGTAAGTATCTTCGCGTGTGCAACTACATACTGTGCCGCTGGGACTGACGTTTCACAGTAACAACATTGGGCAGATTGCCTATCTGCAGTCCGAAAAGCATCAAGTGAAGCACATCTATTTCGGCGGTTCGTTTATTCGCGGTCATCGGCAGACCATGAACACCTTGTCCTACGCCATTAAATTTTGGTCAAAGGGCGAGAAGCAAGCCTACTTCCTGCGTCACGAAGGCTATATCGGTGCAGTTGGTGTGTTCCTCCGTAGGCAGCCAGCTAATTGGGGCCGGAGGAACAGCATCGATGAGAAAACCATGCCGCAGGTGGCCAAACTGGTAGCCGAAGCGCAGCAGAATTCTGATTCTCAGAACCAATCATGATGAAGAGCCACGACTGCATGCTTCCGTCAGCATCATACTGGGCGAGCCGCGTCCAGTTCCATCATTTTGAGCGTTTGATACCCGTTACTGTGTTATTCTTGTGCTGCTTAGACCCAACATAATCATGCCCCTCTAATTCTTGAGGCTGCATTGTTTGAAGACATCTTTACCCATATTCCGGTGCATTTATTCAGATGAATAACGATAAGAGCATTTCACCCAATTGTATAATTGATCGGTTTCCTTGTGTTGCACTAAACCCATCATCTCTTTCGGGCTTTTGTTTTGAATCTGACCATCCATCTGCTGCCCACAAGGGCAAAGGCAATTGTGCTTGGATGTTCTTGTTCGGTGCCTAAGTTGGAAGGTTTTGTTATCCCGTTTGATATAGAAGGACAAACCATCATAATAGCATTTAGACAGAAAGCCAATAATAAGGAGACCAGGAATTCCGATGATTTCGATATATTGCAGTCATCATCCAATATTCCGACTGGCGA
It contains:
- a CDS encoding pantothenate kinase (BUSCO:EOG09262IP2;~COG:H;~EggNog:ENOG410PFR3;~InterPro:IPR004567,IPR043129;~PFAM:PF03630;~go_function: GO:0004594 - pantothenate kinase activity [Evidence IEA];~go_function: GO:0005524 - ATP binding [Evidence IEA];~go_process: GO:0015937 - coenzyme A biosynthetic process [Evidence IEA]) gives rise to the protein MSSSTSNSAARGGRLEQAITNPGSVKINVKGAFIVDDDPRSKSPVRTDGVHYEGHDIRLPHHTGLVSHVAVDIGGSLAKLVYFTRELDSVDNGGRLNFINFETSRIDLCIDFIKQLKEEHEKLGGPSGDALCVMATGGGAFKYYDKLKEALNVDIIREDEMECLITGLDFFITEIPNEVFTYSETEPMQFAEARPDVYPYLLVNIGSGVSMIKVSGPKQFQRVGGTHLGGGTFWGIMSLLTGARTFDDMLAMADRGDNSGVDMLVGDIYGMDYSKIGLKNTAIASTFGKVFRMKNQTEPNDLEGERSSNGEAGRTNGEPKFQHEDMSRSLLYAISNNIGQIAYLQSEKHQVKHIYFGGSFIRGHRQTMNTLSYAIKFWSKGEKQAYFLRHEGYIGAVGVFLRRQPANWGRRNSIDEKTMPQVAKLVAEAQQNSDSQNQS
- a CDS encoding uncharacterized protein (COG:A;~EggNog:ENOG410PFY4;~InterPro:IPR027417,IPR014014,IPR014001,IPR011545, IPR000629;~PFAM:PF00270;~go_function: GO:0003676 - nucleic acid binding [Evidence IEA];~go_function: GO:0004386 - helicase activity [Evidence IEA];~go_function: GO:0005524 - ATP binding [Evidence IEA]), with product MDSFNVSDMSTALKESTGNQSSNPTEASNAAREKGWTTPKGYDYEKYTSTLPPLNQPQGDNQEELPEWAAQAAKYEWKDEFGDVGPRNPELEEMLFRSEYTNRTGLKIGNIQNIEVIAESRERPSPIKNFDDAGLHPIMRENIRLCRYEFPTPIQAYSIPAVLTGHDLISIAQTGSGKTAAFLIPVLSQLMGKAKKLAAPRPNVAAGYNPNADSVRAEPLVLIVAPTRELSTQIFDEARRLCYRSMLRPCVVYGGAPVRDQREELQRGCDILIATPGRLLDFMDKPHILSLRRVKYTIIDEADELLQSDWESDFAKIMSGGGKWFPRI